ATTCAGCAATGCTTTCTCTAAATCTTTAGCTGCACCTCTTTGGATGAGCAAGACTATGTAATTCATGAAGACTGAATCACATGGCAATGTGATTGGCCCATCACTTGATATTCCAAACTCTTCTTCAGACTTCTTGAAGAGCTCCCTGAAGATGTTGTTGTTTAGATATGACAAGGGCATCATGAAACGCTTATCATCAGTGGTGTAGATAACAAAATGGCCTTTATTAGCCACTGATGATGAGGTATTGCAGCTTTCAAATTTCACATAATCATTCGTACTCCGAAATGGAATTCTTTTCCTCCCTATGGAAGTAATCTTCTCCCACTTTCTTGCCATCTTGAGGAGGTTCTTGGGGCTGATCATGCTTACAATGTATATTAGAGAGGAATAACTCTTACAATGTATATTAGAGaggaataattttaaaaaggaagaaagaaagtagtTCTGTGTGCCAATTGAAAGGCAATGAAAATTGTTTgcttatatatattcacaagGTATGAAACACTCCATTTAATGTTGCTTTCCTTATGTAAGGATTTCCAATACAAAAGCATGTGGTTAGTTATGTTTAATAATAGATGCATGCATGGTTTCATGGAGCCAACAATTAATGAATACTATCTCACACTAAGTATAAGCTGTCTTCTGGTTTCAGGACACAGCAATTCCTACCAGTTTTGGTTACAAGTCATAAATCACCGAGTACGCCTGGACCACAAGGATAAAAACAAACATGAACTCAGAAATGGATCTACTTTCACTTCTTGAATCAGATAAAATAGTTATCATGTGGTTgtctcctaagatagattttgCAAGATTTGACATTCTTTTTAGGGTAAAGTTTAGGTACTATACCTTCggtttttttaaattcaagcaTATGGTTGCATTGTCCACGAAAAAGATAACATAGTTTTTTATTCACAGTCAATACAACCACAAGATTAAATTCAATTGATGAATTTAAGTTATAATACTAAGAAATTATATCTAAGCTTTgctcttatttttattcattttagcGTACTACATACTAGGGACGGAGCTATGTTTGGACCatggggcaatggccccccctgGCCCAACAAGAAAAAAGAGCACTTATATTATACATAGATTTAAATTTAGCCCATGAAAAATTAAACTTGGTCTCCAAAATGCCCTTTAAAACTATGAAAGAGCCCAAAGAACCACACAAATAAGCCCAAACAACATAAAATCAGCCCAAacccttgatttttttttttttaaataataataaaaactacatTTGTATGTCAATCTCACACCCTCACTACTCTCACTGTAATTCccaacaaaatttaaagaaaagaaaaaaaaaaaaaaaaaaactcaaataccACCATTAGAAGAGACAAAAAGTCTATAAGAGGCCACACTACCACCATTAAAAGAGAGTGTTTGAGTAAATTGTCGCCACATGCCATTAGATCTGCTAGAGGAAGTCAAGGTGGAACTTAAACCTAAGGTGAAAAGATCCTTTAAAAGtaagtttggtttttatttttaaattttttatgttttgggtttattcaaattttgatttgggtCAGATTATGATTTTGAGTTCTCTTAGGGTGCGTGATGATGGTCTTGTTTGAATGTTTAAAGTTTGTGCATTTTTTTGGGAGGTTGCGgtgaaagaaggaaaaaaattgtgtaaattttttttggatagtttttttatagaaaactaTTGATAGGGGTAGAATGGGTCAATGGCAGTGttgttttttattgagtcattgacatggttgtgttgtgttgtcttttagtttgtcattttgtatttttattttattttataaatagtttgaCATCTTTATAATTATATCAAAGAGACAACAAAGTATTATTaggtaaaataataaatcttagcAAAAATCTTACTAACAAATTAGtattttgattaaaatatatatatatatatatatattttttttagttatgattttttttagccCCCCCTCCCTTGATAgtctggctccgtccctgctaCATACTAGGAGGATATAGCATGTGTGTACAATATTTTGTCATTTAAGGCCTAATCTGCATCTGTCTCTGTTGCTGAATGAGGGTAATAtaatttagaggaaaaaacaatGTTGATTTTTAGATGCCTACTTTAAGCGTTTAGTTTATGAGGGAATATCC
This portion of the Castanea sativa cultivar Marrone di Chiusa Pesio chromosome 7, ASM4071231v1 genome encodes:
- the LOC142644559 gene encoding auxin-responsive protein SAUR68-like, whose product is MISPKNLLKMARKWEKITSIGRKRIPFRSTNDYVKFESCNTSSSVANKGHFVIYTTDDKRFMMPLSYLNNNIFRELFKKSEEEFGISSDGPITLPCDSVFMNYIVLLIQRGAAKDLEKALLNSIATKCCSSISSCHQGFAGQNLVLCGY